A segment of the Mauremys mutica isolate MM-2020 ecotype Southern chromosome 7, ASM2049712v1, whole genome shotgun sequence genome:
ATTAAGTCATGACCACTTGTAATTATTAAGATTTTCCTGGCCCTTTTTTGGAAGAGCtgatgtgtttagactttatgccAAATTAAGAGCTGGTTGCATTCTATCCTAAAATTCTGTTGCTATTTCAGCTGTATTTTTACTCGCTTTCTGACCTGATGGTTTTGTATGTTCTAATGCTGTTAGACAACAATACACAACATGTCAggacagaaaacaaataaaatattgtaTTCAGTAGAAACTAGGGGGGAATTTTAGGGAGAATATAATCaaacagatgtgtgtgtgtgacatgctacGTATAAATGTCAGTTATCGTTACAGAAAGATTATATAGAATAAACATAATTAAAATAAGATTTTAGCCATTAAACCTCTTCTGAAGTGCCACTGCTAATCTTACTTTCAAATCACACTAGGTAAACGAAGCCTGGAAGCTAAGTCTGGTGAGTTTATAAAAGATGTTGGAATTTGCTTCTCATATTTTTCATTTAGGTGGAGAGAGAGACGTGctaactttcttttctttttctttaagtcCTCTGTGAACCCTGGTACTGGCGAGATAATTCCCCTTGTGTTTAGACCACCAGGTCAGTTGCTGTAATAGAAGTTTGCTGCActtttttgacaggtttccaaTGACTGAAACTCTTGGGGGCCCTTCTAGTTGCAGAAAAATGAGGCCACTGTTATTCATGTTGGTTATATTTACCTCAGTTGAAGACTATTCCCGTAATCCTTTAAAGAAAATTCATTTGTATACACCTTTCACATAGTTCATCTGCTCTGAGCAGTGACTGCACTCCGACACTCTAGTGGGAAATATACAGACCAGTCACTCATGTTTGGCACCATATGAACAGTACCTGAATCTTTTAATGTATATTATAGTGCACTGGGTTTTCCCTTAATTCGCACAGCTGTGGTCTGACACAACCTACTTTGCTCCAGACTGGTTGGAGTCCGTCTTGTGGGTAGAATCTGGTTGGGGTCAGGAAGTATTAAGCCAGGATTGCACAGAGTCTGGGTGAGACACAGATATACTTTCACGAAGGCTATTTATTTATTACCTAATGTAACCTCTCACTTTTCTTGTGCAAACCTTGTCACCACAGCTGGCTTTTGGGAGGGGTGAAATGAATTCCCTATGGAACTCTGTTACGTAGCTTCCCATTAGCACTGTTGATGTGGACTGTTGCATTTTATGAGAGCAGTATTTTGGCGATGCTTCTTCCTCCTGGTTGGGGAATGAGAGACAAAGGTCAAGCCCCAGTGCTTTCTTTTGGACTAGTCATACGTGTTTCCTCTCCCCTGATCCCCAAGCCAACTACCTAGACCACAAGTTGATTTACTAAAATATGTTGTTTCTTCTTTTAGCTTTCCTGCCCATAGTCACCCCACTGGTGAGTAATGATGGAAGATTGCAATGGGTCTATGTGTGTATTTATAATTATCTACATTGTCAGAAGTGATGAGTCACTTTAGGCATCTCAGTTTTTGGGTGCCAGATGTCGAGTTGGATACCCAATAATCGAGACACACCAAACCACTGGTCGCTTTGCTTTCCAAACAATCAAGAATGTTGTTCACACGTGAAAGTCAATCATTCAAATGTCCTCTGTCGAAATTCATGAGCCAGTTAGAACAAGGCCTGACTTTCCTATATTTACCCAGAATTGGatttagagagagagacagaaagcctCATACTCTGCTGCTTGGAACCAGAATATTATCTACTTGTAACTAAATTGCAGGGTGCCAGTGAAAATACACATGGGTGGAAAATAATTCTTGTAATAATGCCCCAAAGTGTACGTACTTGGTATATATGTCACAATTTGGGGAGCTTTAGTAGATAGGGCTGGGCATAAGCAAGTACCGCTCCTCGTTGACAAGAGTTGTGTATTAAATCAAGTGTGTATTGCATATCTCTCTCCATGGATTTGGACTCCACTCATTTGATAACTGCTACATCTTGGTCAACATCATGGATTGAACTACGGATCTCCAGAACTAAAAACATGACTCCTGACAGCTTGAGCCAAAGAGTCGAGCTCTGTAGCTGAGAGCTGTGACAGTCACAGACCCGTAGCCTGTGGATCAGGGACAAGTAATGCACACTGACCCCTGTGGTGACAGTTGCGCCACTTATGCTACAGCTGAATTTGGTCCATAAATCTCAACGTGTAGCAGCTGGAAAGTAAATCCTTAAGGATCAGGCCTGGGATCAGACTAGTCTTAGCATCTGTACCCTCCAACGAACACTGAGTACCTGACTCTAGTTCTTCCTTGTTTCTAATATTTCTATGATCTGACTTCATTTGTTTCTCTTTGTATCCCACAGTTGTGAAGGTGTCTGCTATTCCTGGTGTGAGAGTGTATCACTCAGCTAGTCTCATACCCACTGTTTGAATGACTGTATTTCTCTTTTCTATTAAATGGGAAAGTAAATATGCATCGAGATATGGAAGGGATATATGGCTTGTTGGGCCACTAAGGGCAAATGAGGGGTCCACAGCAAGAAACTACTGGTGTCTTTGCACAGCAGCTCCCCTAATAAGCCCCTGTCTTTTCTGAGGCCTTTGGTGCTattgtaaataataattaataataaatcagtCTCCTTCATACTTAAATCAGCCACTGCTGTTCATAGGTCCCTAGATTCATTGAGACTAACTTTCCCTTGGTGTTTTCCTTTTAGTTTTTTGCTAGTTTACTACCGCACAGAGGAGCAAAGAAAGCATTTATTTGCCAGGTAACAACCATTTTCATTCTACAGTTATAAGCCTGTTACCCAAGATCCAAAAATACACTGTTGTTTACGTTCTCCTTTTCTGCAGTTCCTGTTTCATGCTTACACTGCTGGATTCACCATAGCAAATGGAAACGCTACAGCTAAAGCTGAAgtatgtgggttttttaaaatgattattattttttagttGCATGATACCACTTTGAACATGAGCCAATGAAATTGAACTTACGTAGTGTGTGTGTTCTGACTTTTAGGAAACTGCATTGCCACAAAAGATACCACAAAAGCAACTCCTTGTGTGTACAGGTGCCGTCTCTTATGCAGCATTTATGGGAGTACGTATTTGCATTATCTCAATAATTACTTTCTGATGCTCTGGTGTGGGAGACTGATAATGGGATTGTCACAAGGCATAGTACCCTCCAAGTCAGTTCTTCCAGAGCCCAAAGTCACCCTTGCTAGTCTCCTCAGTCCTGTTGGGTATAGAAGATTGCAACCTCTGTTGCTCTTGATCAGAAATGTACTATTTACTCATCTTCCTCTGAGGTTAGAATTTAGTAGCTTTTTTCCTGCCAATATTCTGTTTTTATCATTCTCTGTCTCGGTTAGTCTAGAAAATAGAGAAGAAACCACAAAACACAAACTAATTTAGCAGGTCATGGTGAATTATTGCTAGTTAGGTTCTAGATCCAAGTTTTTAGCTCACACCTTCCTTTATAGCTGACTAAATTTAAATGCCCCAAGCCATGGTAAAGTTTTGGATTTGAAGCTATGAACTCTGGGAATGTTCAGTTTGGGAGTTTTGGCCTCAGTCTATCATCAGATTCAAGGTTTTAGATTTATGAGGATTTCAGACTCCAGGGCTGTTCAATCACCACTAAATTCAAGAACACAACAAGTATATCTAAGATTTGTTGAATTACACTATAATTGGCAAAACTTCATGTTTGCATGGTGATATGTATTGCTAAGAAAACTTAAATGGTTTTTAGTTCATTTTCTACACCTAGATACTCATAGTGTTTGGGTGCTTCATAAATATCTAGACAGATTGATCATGTATTTTTATTCCCACTCATAAGCTCTTTTAGTATCTGTTAATTTCACAGTTGACATTTTTATAGCAGATGTGCTGATACTAGGTAGTACAGACTACTGTCCAGAATGTAATTATTAaatactatttttcttttttctgtaaaATGAGTAATCACAAAAAAACCCAGTTATTAGAGAAAATTTCTTCTCCTTTAAATTGTATTTCAAATGCTTTTGATAAAACTAGgctgttaaaaaaagaaatctggtTTAACAAAGTTACAGgttgttttctttttccagtCTGTGGCCCAAATTTCATTATTGGTTTAATTATTAACAGAAGATGTGTTTCTTCCAAATTTCTTAGGCAGTTCCTCACTTTTTCATGTCACAAAATAGACTGAGTGGTCCCTTGCAAGTGTTCTTCAGAAAAATTTTACCCATTCCACTTCTTGGTGAGTAAAGGTAAATTGAAAACAAATAGCTGTGGATTTGTTCTTGTATCTGTTAAAGCTCATGTGCTGCCGTCAATCTGCCTTTAGAACGTCTATATCTTTACATAGAACCAAACCAGGATATAAACCTTAGTCTTCACCTGCTGCCTTCATGGGTACTTTATTTTCTGCATGAAAGTTATATCTAGCTATTTTGCATTCTCTGTTTAAAGGTCAGTGCTATGAACGATCATAAAATCCTAGGGCATTCTCCTTACTTCCAAATACAGGACATGCAACCATATCTCTTGAGGAAATAATTTCCTGTGCATGGATATGTCACCATTTTTCTCCAATGTGCGACCTCTTTGTCAGTGAAGACATTATCTCTGTAGCCACTGTTGTGGAAAAAGTGAGACTCGTTACAGCAGGTTCTTGTCAACTTTGTAAGGCTGTCAAGCTAAATTTGTCACTGGCTTAACTCCATTGAGGTCAGTGAAATTTCACCAGGGATGAACTTGGCCTGTAATTTAATGGCTGAAAGTTGCGTTCATTACTGGCATGTTATTTCCCACCGCTATTAAAAGGAAGTGGCAACCTTTTTGAACTGAAATTTATAAGGTACAATAAATGTCATCCTGTCTGTTACATGGAATGTAACAGGGCATATGGCTTCCCGAACGTGCTCTTCGGATCTGCTTAGAAGCCCACTTTTGATGGAATAGAAATGAAAATACTGAGAGTCTGGATCTCCTGAGTTCTACGTCAAGTGCTGACACTGACTCTCCTCCCTTGGACTGGTCACTTAGACCTGTGTCTCCTCATCTGAAAACTTACTTAATGATAGGAATGTTGAAGGAATTGGTTACTATTGGTCTTTGTGTTTGAAACAAATTGTGCTGACAACTTTATTGAACAGCTCTTCAGAAAGTTAATGAAAAGATAAACCTAACATTTCAAAAAGGGCTAACTCCCTAGCACTTCCCTGGTACGTTTGGCCCATGCTGCTGTTCACAGTTCTTCAGTCACCTTCAGAGTTGAGAGCTTATTTTTGGTAAGACTTTTATTATGACAGCTGAGGCAGGAAACCTATTGGACTCTCAACTCCTCAGCGTCTGTATCCCCTTGTGTCATTAGCCTaagatcacaatttttttttcagtgattgACACTACACTGGATATTTTAAGACAATGGACTGCTAAGTCCGGAAGGGAAATGAAATATTCTTGTTGTGTACCAGGTGAATGGGGTTGCTCTGAATTAAAGCATCGAGGAACATTATTTGAGGTATGCGGCTGGGGAGCGAAGTACATAATTGAGTTCTGTGGATCTTATCACTGAGCAGTGTGCAGCTTAGTGCAGAGGGCAGCAGACTGAGACTTGGGATACCTAGGTTCAATTCCTATCAAGTATGACTTGCGGAGCTCATCCCAGAATATCactggaattttaaaatgtgcattaaTTATAAATGTCCTAATAATGAATTGGTAAAATCTATTTGGGgcaaaacaactttaaaaaacaaacaaacaaacccaaaacctTTTTACTTTTACAGCCTCCCTGAGTGCATTTACTGTGATGCTTGTCCGAGGAACTGAGTATGAGAATGGAATCGAAGTTATGGACAAGAATGGCAAGGTCATAGGAGTGTCACAAAAAGCTGGGAATAAGGTAGGCAAATCAAGATATGTTCATGCTGGTTTGTTTTCCCTCCCAACAAAAAGCTGTACTTAATATTGAGAATAGAGTGAATTAACTGTACTGGAACCAGGAACTTCTGTGTTTTAATCTAAGCTTATCCACAAATTTGATCTATGGACTTGGACAAATTCCTTTAAACCAGGTTGGGCCATGGCTTTGTGCAGGTTTACAGGGGATAGAGGCCCCCTTGATCCCAATGTATCTGGTGCAATGGCCAGCCTCAGTGGCACAAGCACAGGCATTTCTTCCTTCCTGCTAACCCTAGTGGTGCAAACCACCACAAAAGAAGAGAGAAGGTTGCATGTGGGTTGGGGATGCAGGGGGAAATGGGTCACTTTGAGTCGATGAGAGCAGATGAAGCTCAGTACCTTTAAAAGGCTACTTTTGTAAGACTGAACTAGTTTAAAATAACTTCCATGTCAGATGAGCTGTATAATGCATCAGTGGGCACCTCCCCTTTTTGAGAGAACACAGAATCCACAACTGGTATACTTACCACTTGAAAGAGTTTAGTTTCCATTTTAGAAAGAAATCCTACCAAAAATTTTGAACCTTCACTTAACGGTTGCACAAAATCCTAGCGTGGTATATAGCACCTAAGagaatggggtcctgctccatgactagcTATGGTAATACCGATAATAAGTTACCAAGACTAAAAGCAAAGCTGCATGAGCGTCAGGTAGCTCTAACTTGAATCACATTTTTCTTAGGCAGTACGAGACACAGCTTTGTCAAGAGCAGCCTTGTTTGGGACAGCAGTAATTATTCCAGATTCTCTTCTCTACTTCATGCAACGGTAAGAGGTTCTGCTACTGGGGGGTGTGGCTGTCAAGTTCTGGGGTGCAGcccagaccagtgagaggttgtgtcaccgcctgccctgcaacctggggcgcctcacaatgctttgctgctgcaaTTCCCAACCTGGGGCACTCACATCCAGGCTACAGGTCACAGGAGTCTGTCTATAGCTGTAGCGCTGGTCTAACagttctgaccccagcagcctgtcagcaacacaccaTTCACggtctggcttccaccagccttggttactatttGCAGCGTGACCCCAACAAACTCtcagtcccagattttcccccAAACGTGTTCtgtactgtccagccctctcctgtaTAGTTCAGATATTAACGGTCCGTTGCCTCTGTAAAGGATCAATATTCAACAGTTTGCTGCTTTAACTGGAGTCACCAAACAgatcagtttaaacacaacactggattggtttagattaataataaaacagtttattaacaaaaggaaatagaattttaagtgaattcaagtatccggtattaaagtcagaaatggttacaagagaaataaagataaaatgctttctagtagcTAAAACTTGACAAGCTAGACTTGgctcaaggtaaaatccttaccacgTGTTCCCAGCAATACGGCCGACCAAATTATCAGGTCAGGatctcttttccccctccccctccccaaagtcCAAGGgatggttcctttgtcttcttaggtgaagaGAATAGAGATCCCTTGGGGTTTTCTGCCtctttcttttatagtccagttaACCTTTGAAGTGGATTCCTCTGAGGGGTgcccctcaaagcaaagtttattcaaaAAGTAAAGAAGccaacatggagtctggtggtgaaggaggCTCCGTGCTCTTTCTTCTCACCTGTGgttgctgaaatgcaaatttgGTTTGTCTGTTGCCATCTCCTCTCTCAAGGACCCTGTTTACTACTTATCTGTACATTGAGGTAAACAGATAACAAACATTTCTTTGTCCAAGATACTTCTTCCTGAGCGGGGCTGTGTGGTTTTGACAATGTTCTAAAAACATTACACAGGGGGATTTCATaattttacatataatgttgctacttacatttcaccatgatattaatgaccagtaagttgttagttttcaaatgatacctcacaagacacatttttgtacaaagattattacaatagggTGTGAATACCTATGTGCTTTCAGTCACAGCGGAGAGGGCATTAGAATCCTTATTGACTATTCTGACTTCATTGCTTGCTTCTATTTTTCTGCTTAAGTTTTATTTGTATTGCTACAGTGTAGACTTGCAGTATAGACTATGCCAAGGAAAGAATTTAAGTGAACCGAGAAGCTATATCAGAAGGGTCGTTGGGTGGGGTTCATACACGCTAATGTAACATAATTAATAAAAACATCCTGCTGTTTAATAACTGTGCACAATGTGAAAGTATCATGCTTCCAAGAACTGGCTAAACAGAACAGCAACAGACAAAATGATCCAAGAAAAAAATTTGAATTAAAGGACTGAGGCATTTCAAACCCATAATGGTACCTTCTGTTTTCTCTTTAAGTGTTGTTGCTTATGTCCCAATCCTGCATTGTCATCTATATGTGGACAATAATGCAGGATCTGGGCTCAAAATAAAAGTAAAGAAGACCACGCACACAGGTAGGGAGCAAGGGAATAGCAAGAACCTAAGTTATAAAGAAAACACTAGCAAGGAATGTAAAATTATTTCACTTACTACAGCACGATAGCTTTAATTTTCCCCTGTAAAATAGTATTTAACGTCCTTTGTTTCACTAGCGATTCTGGTTTGACAGTTAAGCATGTCAGGTCTGCCTTGAACAATAACTTATCTTCCCAACTCTGTTGACAGCACAAACTTTTTACTCAGAAATCCACATGTGTTGACCCCACTGAGACTGCTTATGACTGTTTCAACATTGGGTGCATTGCTACCGGTTTCATTCAGTGTATTCCCGCAGTTGGGAGAGGTATGTCATTTTATCCAAACTGTATTCTTCCTGTTCTCTAGATAACTTTTTAGGATTGATTGCTATGTGGAACATCTGCCATGTGTCTACTGCCAACACTTTAAGATGAGATAGCAATAATCAGCAGGATTAAAATTACTAAAAGTGGATCCGTGGTTTTAAATTGTGCTGCTGCTTGTCAGATTCCGTGGGGCACAGACTCAGTGTACAATTAATTTGTGTTGAGAGTAGTTACCAAATGTACCTCATTCAAATTAATCGTCTCAGTGCACCATGGTAAGCTAAAGCAAACAAAGAAGCTGCACTCCTGGAGTTCTCTGtgattgggggggaaaaaacctagGAGGGGAGTTTTGGTTTTTCCAGTCTTGGAGTTGGCAAGGGTCCTCTTGAGAGGTTTTACGTATCATGACAGTCCTTTTTTCCTCAAACTGAAAGCCAGTATATCAAACAAGCAACTCAAAGGGTGGGTTACATTCTCTTCCTTAGAA
Coding sequences within it:
- the SFXN4 gene encoding sideroflexin-4: MDVNLQFWSAEGKSFFQRFLHWTDILDPTVLLKSNEEIEKSRLLLQASAQTLQEPLRDKKVNEAWKLSLSSVNPGTGEIIPLVFRPPAFLPIVTPLFFASLLPHRGAKKAFICQFLFHAYTAGFTIANGNATAKAEETALPQKIPQKQLLVCTGAVSYAAFMGAVPHFFMSQNRLSGPLQVFFRKILPIPLLASLSAFTVMLVRGTEYENGIEVMDKNGKVIGVSQKAGNKAVRDTALSRAALFGTAVIIPDSLLYFMQRTNFLLRNPHVLTPLRLLMTVSTLGALLPVSFSVFPQLGEIKRDDLEKEILSSTEETELFYNRGL